In Victivallis lenta, the following proteins share a genomic window:
- the pstA gene encoding phosphate ABC transporter permease PstA codes for MTAITPDKRRGLFRRKLADRIVGVLSVAALVLALAGMVWILWTVFSRGASVLSWSFLTEPSKPYGALNGGIGNAILGTLAITFGAAVMGIPPALLAGIYLAEFGRGTRLGGAIRFAANVMMGMPSVVVGLFVYAVLVIPMRGFSGIAGSAALAILMFPVVLRTTEDMLLMVPDSLRESALALGCSRARTAVRIVCRSARGGLVTGILLAVARVSGETAPLLFTALWSDAWPKSYFNGPTANLPVLITEYATNSPFEEQHAAGWGAALVVTLMVLLLNISTRIIFKEKHNGR; via the coding sequence GCATCGTCGGCGTCCTGTCGGTCGCTGCGCTCGTTCTCGCGCTGGCCGGCATGGTCTGGATTCTCTGGACGGTCTTTTCGCGCGGCGCGTCGGTTCTCTCCTGGAGTTTCCTGACCGAACCGTCGAAACCGTACGGCGCGCTGAACGGCGGTATCGGCAACGCGATTCTCGGAACGCTGGCCATCACGTTCGGCGCGGCGGTCATGGGCATCCCTCCGGCCCTGCTGGCGGGAATCTACCTCGCCGAATTCGGCCGGGGGACCAGGCTCGGCGGCGCGATCCGCTTTGCGGCGAATGTCATGATGGGCATGCCGTCGGTCGTGGTCGGACTTTTCGTCTATGCGGTGCTGGTCATCCCGATGAGAGGTTTTTCGGGAATCGCAGGTTCGGCGGCGCTCGCGATCCTGATGTTTCCGGTCGTGCTGCGGACTACCGAGGACATGCTGCTCATGGTGCCGGATTCACTGCGCGAGTCGGCGCTCGCGCTCGGCTGCAGCCGGGCGCGCACGGCGGTGCGCATCGTCTGCCGCAGCGCCCGAGGCGGACTGGTCACCGGCATTCTGCTGGCCGTCGCGCGGGTTTCGGGCGAGACCGCGCCGCTTCTGTTTACCGCGCTCTGGAGCGATGCGTGGCCGAAGAGCTATTTCAACGGCCCGACGGCGAACCTGCCGGTACTGATCACCGAATATGCGACGAATTCCCCGTTCGAAGAGCAGCACGCGGCCGGCTGGGGCGCCGCGCTCGTCGTCACGCTGATGGTGCTGCTGCTGAATATTTCGACCCGGATCATCTTCAAGGAGAAACACAATGGACGCTGA
- the pstB gene encoding phosphate ABC transporter ATP-binding protein PstB, which yields MDADEKIKISVRNLDFFYAGGHQALFGNSIDIPANRITAVIGPSGCGKSTHLRVYNRIFELYRGQRAGGEVWIDDENILSPDVDVLELRRKVGMIFQKPTPFPMSVFDNVAYPMRLHFKMSKSEIAERVEHALRGASLWDEVKDKLRKSGLALSGGQQQRLCIARAIAAEPDILLMDEPTSAVDPVATLKIEDLVLQLRDRFTVVIVTHNMQQASRISDYTAFFYKGEIIEYDKTEKIFTNPSHKKTEEYITGRFG from the coding sequence ATGGACGCTGACGAAAAAATCAAGATCTCCGTCCGGAACCTCGACTTCTTTTACGCCGGGGGGCATCAGGCTCTTTTCGGCAACAGCATCGATATTCCGGCCAACCGGATCACGGCGGTGATCGGTCCCTCCGGCTGCGGCAAATCGACCCACCTGCGGGTCTACAACCGCATTTTCGAACTCTACCGCGGCCAGCGCGCCGGGGGCGAGGTCTGGATCGACGATGAGAATATCCTGTCGCCCGATGTCGATGTGCTCGAACTGCGCCGGAAGGTCGGCATGATCTTCCAGAAGCCGACGCCGTTCCCGATGTCGGTGTTCGACAACGTCGCATACCCGATGCGGCTGCATTTCAAAATGTCGAAGAGCGAAATCGCCGAGCGGGTCGAACATGCGCTCCGCGGGGCATCGCTCTGGGATGAGGTCAAGGACAAGCTCCGGAAGTCCGGCCTCGCGCTCTCCGGCGGCCAGCAGCAGCGGCTCTGCATCGCCCGGGCGATCGCGGCGGAACCGGACATTCTGCTGATGGACGAACCGACCAGCGCCGTGGACCCGGTAGCCACCTTGAAGATTGAGGATCTGGTCCTGCAGCTCCGTGACCGTTTCACGGTTGTCATCGTGACCCACAACATGCAGCAGGCGTCGCGTATTTCGGATTACACGGCCTTCTTCTACAAGGGCGAGATCATCGAATACGATAAGACGGAGAAGATTTTCACGAATCCGTCGCACAAGAAGACGGAAGAGTACATCACCGGGCGTTTCGGATGA